A genomic region of Halopelagius longus contains the following coding sequences:
- the trpD gene encoding anthranilate phosphoribosyltransferase yields MTLQDYIERATEGEDLTLEQSREAARLVFEDATEAQIGALLAALRAKGETESEIAGFARGMRDAARTIEPDRTPLVDTCGTGGDDYDTINVSTTSAIVASGAGAAVAKHGNYSVSSSSGSADVLDVAGVNVEAEPPAVEAAIERDGIGFMLAPVFHPAMKAVIGPRKELGMRTVFNVLGPLTNPAGAEAQVVGVYDPDLVPLLANALTEMPVERALVVHGAGMDEIALHDETVVAEVDGNSVEEYTLAPEDIGLESAPVDAVAGGTPQENAEDLRGIVTGEVTGPKRDIILANAGAAVYVAGLADSIEEGVEAAAESIDSGAAAAKLDDLCASTADADAESEVEA; encoded by the coding sequence ATGACGCTTCAGGATTACATCGAACGCGCGACGGAGGGCGAGGACCTGACGCTCGAACAGTCCCGCGAGGCCGCACGCCTCGTCTTCGAGGACGCCACGGAGGCCCAAATCGGGGCGCTCCTGGCGGCCCTTCGAGCGAAGGGCGAGACAGAGAGCGAAATCGCCGGGTTCGCACGGGGGATGCGCGACGCCGCGCGGACCATCGAACCCGACCGGACGCCGTTGGTCGACACCTGCGGCACGGGCGGCGACGACTACGACACCATCAACGTCTCGACGACCAGCGCTATCGTCGCCTCCGGCGCGGGCGCGGCGGTGGCGAAGCACGGCAACTACTCCGTCTCCTCCTCGTCGGGGAGTGCGGACGTACTCGACGTCGCGGGCGTGAACGTCGAGGCGGAACCGCCGGCGGTCGAGGCGGCCATCGAACGCGACGGCATCGGCTTCATGCTCGCGCCGGTGTTCCACCCCGCGATGAAGGCGGTCATCGGCCCCCGGAAGGAACTCGGAATGCGCACCGTGTTCAACGTCCTCGGCCCCCTGACGAACCCCGCGGGCGCGGAGGCGCAGGTGGTCGGCGTCTACGACCCGGACCTCGTTCCCCTCCTCGCGAACGCCCTCACGGAGATGCCCGTCGAACGCGCCCTCGTCGTCCACGGGGCCGGCATGGACGAAATCGCGCTCCACGACGAGACGGTGGTCGCGGAAGTCGACGGAAACAGCGTCGAGGAGTACACGCTCGCGCCCGAGGACATCGGCCTCGAATCCGCGCCTGTGGACGCCGTCGCCGGCGGCACGCCGCAGGAGAACGCCGAGGACCTACGCGGCATCGTCACCGGCGAGGTGACCGGCCCCAAGCGGGACATCATCCTCGCGAACGCGGGCGCGGCGGTGTACGTCGCCGGACTCGCCGACTCAATCGAGGAGGGCGTCGAAGCCGCGGCCGAGTCCATCGACTCCGGCGCGGCGGCGG